The following nucleotide sequence is from Chloracidobacterium validum.
GGCGGAGCAGTGACGCGCCGATGCGATCCTCGTCCTGGTTACTCGATGCGAAAACGATGTTGCCGGTTTCGAGGTAAATCTGCTTACGCGCCGCACCACGGGTGAGCAGGAGTTCACCCGTGAAGCGTTCACTGTAGGCGCGCCGCAGCAGGTCGGGAACGCCGGTGGTGGTGAGGCTGCCGGTTGTCGGCAGCGGGTCCGTGGTTGGTGTCGTTTCGCCGGATAACATCTCGCCTGGGGGTGTTTTACTTGGGGCTGTGCTGGTGGGCGATGGCTGAGGTGTTTCGGGCATGGCGCATTTTCCTTATGCCGTGGCTACAGTGGTAGCGTCATCATACTCAGTCTTGGCGCGGCGGGCTACTGTCAGGCCGGATGCGGTCCGTCAAGGCTGGTGACGGCGACGGCGCAGCGCCTCGAAGAGGTACTGCTGGGCCAGTCCGGCGAGTGTCCCGAAGTGAGTGGCGGCGGCTTCAGCAATGTGGCGGTCGGTGAGACGGCAGTGGGCCGGCGCTTGCGCCGCGAGTAGAGCGGTCATGGCGCGCCGCACCCAGACATCAATCGGAAAGGCCTCCCAGCGGTGAAAACCAAAGAGGAGCACACATTCGGCAACCTTGGGACCGACGCCGGGGAGGGCGATGAGGCGTTGCCGGAGGTCGTCGGTTGGGCAGGTGGCCGCCTGGTTCCAGAACTGGCCGTGGCCGGCGATGGATTGGGCGAGTTGGTGGAGATAGCGGTCACGGTAGCCGACCCGGCATTCGGTGCGCAGCACGGTAGCGGGGACGGTGGCCAGCGCCGCCGGGGTTGGGAAGGCGTAAGCGTCTTGGGTGAGCGGTGTTCCGAACTTGCGACTGATAATGTTTATGATCTGGCGAATGCGCGGCAAATGGTTATTGGCGGAAATGACAAACGAAACCAACACTTCAAACCACGGTTGGCGCAAGAGCCGCAGCCCGGCCAGTGGCGCGACTTCGTCGGCCAGTCCGGTCGCGCCAGGCATCCTGGCTAAACGCTTCACGAGTGTGGCGTGGACGCCAGCATAGTCGCGGTCAAGGTCGAAGTAGTGCGCCAACCAGCACCGGCGTTCGGTGGTTAGGGCATGGTTGACCAGCCGGACATGCCATCGTCCCTGAATCTGGGCAACCGTCATCACGGCATCTTCCACGACGCCCTGGTAGGTCGCTTTGCCGCCGGGGGCAAGGCGGGCTTCCCAGCGGAAGGCCTGTCCGCCGAGCAAGGTGAGTTCCGGGTTGAATGCGGCCGGGAGCGCGACCGTATCATTAGGCAAGGCGACTCATGGCTTGCGGAAGGGATCGCCACTGAAGCCCGGCAGGAACTGAATGTCCGTGAACGTCAGTGTGACCGTCCGCCCCCCCTGGACGCTCCGAACGATGCGGTGGGGCAGCAGGATGCCGCCCACCGGTTTGAAGTCTTCATAGCGTTCCTCGATTTGAAGCGGTTGTCCAATGTCGGTGGGGAGTTGGTAGGCACATTTCCGGGGGAGGCGGGACTCGAGGTCAATCACCACATCGTACGTGTCGCCGTCGGCATCCGTGATACGGATGGTCTCTTCGACTTGTCCATCGGAGAGGTGGCGGGAAAAGCGAATCAGCTCGTTCCCCGGCAGGAGCAGTTGTTGGTACAGTCCGATTCCGGCCAGCTTGGATTGGATACGAACTTGCTTGAGGGTTTCCCGTTGCGTGATGGGTTCAGTGCGCCCATTGGCACGTTGCCAAAAGAGCTTGTCTGACCGGAGGAAAAGGAGTCCCGTCGGGCTTCCCGGTGAGACTTCAAAGCGCAGCTTTCTGGCGCGCGCCCAGAGTTGGCGAATCGGCTTTGGATCGGAGGTAGATTCGGGTGTGGCCAGGTCTGGCTCGGTGGTGATTTGCGTGCCGTAGAATTGCGCTGCCGTAACTCGTTCGATGTTGGCGCGTCCCCCGACCGCGCCGACCATGGTGCCAATGAGCACTCGCGCGCGGACTGGTGATGGTGCGCCGGTTGGGGCGTCATCCACGACTGGCGGCATCGGGCGCGGTGGGGGTGCGGCCGCGGTGGATGGGCGCGATTCCGCCTTGGCAATGGGTTTGGCATTTGTGGTGGCGGCTGGCTTGAGCGGTTTCGCTTTGGTCGGCTGGCTTGACGACGCGGGCGGGGCTGAGCTGGCATCGTCACGGGGCGCGTTCCTGGCCGTGGCTTGATCCGTCAGGGGCGCCGGCGGTTTCTCTTTGGTGTCTGACGCTTCGGTGTCCGACTGGGCACGCTGTTTATCGTTATCTTTCTTTTTGTCGCGGTCTTTCTTGTTGTCATTGTCTTTCTTGGTCTTGGGTGGCGTTTCGTCCGTCACTGCCGGGTCATTGGTCTTGGTCTGGCTGGTGGCGCTTGGCGAGGGACTGGTTGGCGTTGCCCGGTTCGGATTTGCATTGACGGCCAGGAACTCCCGATGCACTTCGAGTGAAAATCTAAGAACTTCTTCTATATTCCAGAGAAAATTGATTTTATCTCGCTGTGAAAGCTGGTTTTCTGGCCCTTCTCCGCGTGGGTCGTAGGTGTTGGCCAGGGAGAACTGAAGGTCTGGCAGGCGCTTTGGTGCGCGCGTGCCGGCCAGAACCAGAAAGACCTCACTTTGCACGTCCCCACGGATGAACACCCGCGAGAAGGACTCGAGCGGAAATGTTTGGGTTTCATCACTTTCAAGGAACGCCAGCCGCAAGTTTGAGCGTGAAAGTTGCAAGCGCACTGGCTGGGGTGCTTTTTTCTCGGTGTGCAGGACGAGGTTGAAGTCGAGCATGCCATCGGCATCGAGAATACGCTTGGCGGCAGCCGTAAAGTTTGGCGTGTCGTTGAGCCGCAGGTAGTTTTGCGCGAGCAGGTTGAGGGCCGGGAGATGGCGCGGCAGGATGGTCAAAATTTCAAGTAGAGTATTGACTGATTTAGTGTAATCCTTGCTAGAAAAAGATTTTTTAGCATCCAGAATCGTTTCTTCGATGAGGTCTTCATCCAGCTCCAGCTCGACCGGCAGGGTCAGGTTTTGGCCGGACTTAATCTGGATGATCTGAGTGATTGGACGGTGCCAGCGGCTTTTCGCCTGGAGCGTATAGACGCCCGGCGTAAGTTCACGGCGGGCGAAGCTCCCAGTCAGCGAGGCGAGTTCGTTATAGACCACCACTTCCAGATTGGGGGTGAGTGGGGTAATGGTCAGGCTGCCAACATTGAGTTCCGGCTCAAAGACCACGTCCTGGTTATCGCGTGGGGCAAGGACGACGCGGATTTGTCCGTCTTTATACTTGGGGCGGTTGCGGGTTTCGATGAGGTGTTCACCCGGTTCGAGGTCATTGATTTGGAGGATGCCGGTGCTATCCGTCACGCCATACTGCTTGCCGTCCACCAGGACGGTGGTGCGGTCAAGCCTAGTCACGACCCGAATGGCGGCTTTCGGGAGGTATGGCTCGAGCGCACGCAGGGTTTTTTCCTGCGCGCCGAGCAACCGGAGTGTTTCGAGGGTTTTCCGGTCAAAGGTATTCGAGAAGTCAATGCCCCGGTCACGAATTTCACCGGCGAGCGCGGTATCTGGGAAGTCGTTCTGGATGAGCCGCTTGATTTGCTCGAGCGAAAGGGGTTTTCCATTGTCGTCCTGGGCAGTGCCCATGGAGGTAGGAAACAGGCTGATAATGATGAGACCAAGAATGCAGATCAACGTGCGCATGGTGGTGCTGGCAGAACTCACAGGACAGAATTCTTGAACAGGCTCATGGGGCCTCAGGATGCCGAACGCTCCATCATAGAGGTTCGGGCGCGGTTGGCGACACTTCGCTTGGTGGCGACTTGAGAATTTCGATGGACTTTTGGATGCGGCGCTTCAGGTCGCGGGCGCCGCTATGTTTAGGGTCTTGCTTGAGGATCGCGTCACACTGCGCCAGGGCTTCCGTGTAGCGCCGCTGTTCGTACAGGGCTTGGGCGCGGGCGAGTGGTGAAGCCAGTCCGGGGTCTGGACCGGTGGTGACCGGCGGCACGGGCAGGTCGGGTGGTGTGACGAGGCGTGGGCCTGGTTCGAGACTGCCCGGTAGCGGAGGTGGGGTTGCGGTGGACAAGGGCAGGGTACTGAAGGATGGCTTGGTTTCTGATCGGCTGCCGGTCCAGTTACCGGTGCGCTTATCATCGCGCCATGTTCCGATCAGGTCGCGCCCGGTCACGGAAACCTGTGCCTCAAAGGTCAGGGTGCGTCCCGTCTCATCCTTGCGTTCGAGGGTGAGGCGTTGGTTTTCGAGCAACCTTCCCGTGACCGGAAAGGCCCTGGGCGGCTTGGTGGGCGATGGGGGTGGCTCTTCCCAAAGGCCCGAAAGCGTCATGCCGGTTTGTCCAAGGCTGAGGATGAAGTCACTTGACTTGCCTGTGACCTGTTCCTGGACCATACCTTTCCAGTAGCCGTTGAGGTCGAGGTGAAGTGGGAAGGCGAGCTGGTGATTGCTTTCCGGCATCTCCAGGATCGTGGCGAAGGGGAGGTAGCCGCTGCGCTGGAGTGAGATCTGGTGGCTTCCGACCCGGACTTGAGGAATGGCCAGGCTTCCAGTCTGGGGGTCGGTCTCGCCGACTTGGACGCCATCGAGGCGGACGGTCGTCAGTGGCTCGGTCTGGATGGTGAGCGTGAACAGCGCCGGGCGGAGTGGCAGGTTGACCTTGATGGGCAGGAAGCCATACTGGACTTCGATTTCCTGTTCGACATCCAGGTATTCAGGATGGGTCAGTCGGACCACATGCTTGCCGGGTGCGACGCCGGGGAGTGAGAGGCGGCTCAGTTGATTCGTTGCTCCGCGTGGCTCGCCGTCGAGGTAAACTGTCGCGCCCATGGCATTGGTAATGATCACGACGGTTGGTTTTGAGAAAAAGAGGACCAGCGCGCCGATGGCGAGGACTGCAACTACCAGTCCCAAGCCGTATAACCATTGGTTGACGGCCCGGCGGCTGATGAGCGTCACCTTGGGTTGGGGGGGTTGGGGGCGCGGCGGCGCAGATGTTTTGGTTGGATAGGCCTTCATCAGGGGTGTTACGTCGCGGCCGTCGGCTGGTGATTCACGGCGTTGTTCGGTGCGATAGTTTGCCATGGCGGTTGGAATTGCAAGTTTAAGTAAACAATAGTCTGATAATGTTTATAGAACCATAGGGCATCATAGACAAACATCATACACAAGATAGACCTAATCGGTAACGCATTTGACGACCCATGAAACCACTGGAAATCACCAACGCGCGCGAACACAATCTCAAAAACCTTACCCTTACCATCCCCCCCCAATCCCTCACCGTTCTGACCGGCGTCAGTGGCTCAGGCAAGTCATCACTGGCGTTCGATACGATTTACGCTGAGAGCCAGCGGCGTTACGTGGAGTCCTTTTCAACCTATGCGCGCCAGTTTCTGACGCGCCTCGAACGCCCAGCCGTTGACAGTATTCGCGGACTTAGCCCAGCAATTGCCATCGAGCAAAAGACAACCAACCGAAGTCCGCGTTCAACCGTGGGGACGGTCACGGAAATCTACGATTACCTGCGACTGCTTTATGCGGCAATCGGGACACCCCATTGCCCAGTTTGCCAAGTCCCGATCAGCGTGCAATCACCGGAGGCCATTGCGGTGTGGGCTGCCGCACAGCCACCGGGAACCAAGCTCATGGTGCTTGCCCCTCTTGCACGCAATCGCAAGGGAGAGTTCAAAAAGGAACTGGCAAGCGCGCTCAAGCAAGGCTTTCCCCGCGCCCGAATTGACGGTGTGCTGCGTGCCCTGGATGAGGAAGAGATTCACCTAGACAAAAGAAAGAAACACGATATTGAAGTAGTGATTGATCGGGTCATCATTCGGCCAGGACTTCAGGAGCGGCTTCGTGACTCGATCCAAGCGGCAACTCGCCTGGCCGGGGGGATGGTCATTCTGGCGCTTGAAGGGCAAGCAGATCGGCTGTTCTCACTACATTTGGCCTGTCCGGTGTGCGGTATCAGCCTGCCAGACCTCGAGCCGCGCTCATTTTCATTCAACAGTCGCTTCGGGGCCTGCCCAACGTGCGACGGATTAGGCTTTGTGACCAGCATTGTGCCGGAAGACATCGTGCGCGATGCAAGCCAGCCCCTTGCCGATGCCGACTTCGCAGTGGACGATGGCCATATCGTCAACACGCTGCGAGCTGCACTCTATGCGGTCGCGCATCACTGCGGGGTGCCGCTGGCGGTTTCCTTCCAACAGGTACCCCAGCGGCTACGCGAGATGTTTTTTTATGGGACATCGGAAAAAATCACGTTTACGTATGGTGACTACACCTACCGTGCGCGGTGGCGTGGTGCGGTGACCTATCTGGGCGAGCGCCTAACCGAGGCCCGGACGCCGCGCCTGCAAGCTGAACTCGGTCGGCTCGTGGCGGCGCGTGTTTGCTCATCATGCGACGGCTCACGTCTCCGACCCGAAGCGCGCGCCGTCACCATTCAGGGGCAAAGCCTCGTGGCGCTCACCCGGCTCCCACTCGTCGAGGCCGAAGCTTGGTCGCGCGCGCTGACACTGACCGGCAAGGAGGCGCAGGTGGGCGCGGGACTTCTACATGAAATTCAGTCGCGGCTTCACTTCCTTGTGGAGATTGGGCTTGGATACCTGACGCTTGACCGCGCGACCAGTTCGCTGTCTGGCGGCGAGGTTCAGCGAGTCCGTTTGGCGACGCAGCTCGGCGCGCCGCTGCGGGGGGTTTTGTACATCCTCGATGAACCAAGCA
It contains:
- a CDS encoding DNA-3-methyladenine glycosylase 2, giving the protein MPNDTVALPAAFNPELTLLGGQAFRWEARLAPGGKATYQGVVEDAVMTVAQIQGRWHVRLVNHALTTERRCWLAHYFDLDRDYAGVHATLVKRLARMPGATGLADEVAPLAGLRLLRQPWFEVLVSFVISANNHLPRIRQIINIISRKFGTPLTQDAYAFPTPAALATVPATVLRTECRVGYRDRYLHQLAQSIAGHGQFWNQAATCPTDDLRQRLIALPGVGPKVAECVLLFGFHRWEAFPIDVWVRRAMTALLAAQAPAHCRLTDRHIAEAAATHFGTLAGLAQQYLFEALRRRRHQP
- a CDS encoding tetratricopeptide repeat protein; this encodes MSSASTTMRTLICILGLIIISLFPTSMGTAQDDNGKPLSLEQIKRLIQNDFPDTALAGEIRDRGIDFSNTFDRKTLETLRLLGAQEKTLRALEPYLPKAAIRVVTRLDRTTVLVDGKQYGVTDSTGILQINDLEPGEHLIETRNRPKYKDGQIRVVLAPRDNQDVVFEPELNVGSLTITPLTPNLEVVVYNELASLTGSFARRELTPGVYTLQAKSRWHRPITQIIQIKSGQNLTLPVELELDEDLIEETILDAKKSFSSKDYTKSVNTLLEILTILPRHLPALNLLAQNYLRLNDTPNFTAAAKRILDADGMLDFNLVLHTEKKAPQPVRLQLSRSNLRLAFLESDETQTFPLESFSRVFIRGDVQSEVFLVLAGTRAPKRLPDLQFSLANTYDPRGEGPENQLSQRDKINFLWNIEEVLRFSLEVHREFLAVNANPNRATPTSPSPSATSQTKTNDPAVTDETPPKTKKDNDNKKDRDKKKDNDKQRAQSDTEASDTKEKPPAPLTDQATARNAPRDDASSAPPASSSQPTKAKPLKPAATTNAKPIAKAESRPSTAAAPPPRPMPPVVDDAPTGAPSPVRARVLIGTMVGAVGGRANIERVTAAQFYGTQITTEPDLATPESTSDPKPIRQLWARARKLRFEVSPGSPTGLLFLRSDKLFWQRANGRTEPITQRETLKQVRIQSKLAGIGLYQQLLLPGNELIRFSRHLSDGQVEETIRITDADGDTYDVVIDLESRLPRKCAYQLPTDIGQPLQIEERYEDFKPVGGILLPHRIVRSVQGGRTVTLTFTDIQFLPGFSGDPFRKP
- a CDS encoding PEGA domain-containing protein, whose product is MANYRTEQRRESPADGRDVTPLMKAYPTKTSAPPRPQPPQPKVTLISRRAVNQWLYGLGLVVAVLAIGALVLFFSKPTVVIITNAMGATVYLDGEPRGATNQLSRLSLPGVAPGKHVVRLTHPEYLDVEQEIEVQYGFLPIKVNLPLRPALFTLTIQTEPLTTVRLDGVQVGETDPQTGSLAIPQVRVGSHQISLQRSGYLPFATILEMPESNHQLAFPLHLDLNGYWKGMVQEQVTGKSSDFILSLGQTGMTLSGLWEEPPPSPTKPPRAFPVTGRLLENQRLTLERKDETGRTLTFEAQVSVTGRDLIGTWRDDKRTGNWTGSRSETKPSFSTLPLSTATPPPLPGSLEPGPRLVTPPDLPVPPVTTGPDPGLASPLARAQALYEQRRYTEALAQCDAILKQDPKHSGARDLKRRIQKSIEILKSPPSEVSPTAPEPL
- the uvrA gene encoding excinuclease ABC subunit UvrA is translated as MKPLEITNAREHNLKNLTLTIPPQSLTVLTGVSGSGKSSLAFDTIYAESQRRYVESFSTYARQFLTRLERPAVDSIRGLSPAIAIEQKTTNRSPRSTVGTVTEIYDYLRLLYAAIGTPHCPVCQVPISVQSPEAIAVWAAAQPPGTKLMVLAPLARNRKGEFKKELASALKQGFPRARIDGVLRALDEEEIHLDKRKKHDIEVVIDRVIIRPGLQERLRDSIQAATRLAGGMVILALEGQADRLFSLHLACPVCGISLPDLEPRSFSFNSRFGACPTCDGLGFVTSIVPEDIVRDASQPLADADFAVDDGHIVNTLRAALYAVAHHCGVPLAVSFQQVPQRLREMFFYGTSEKITFTYGDYTYRARWRGAVTYLGERLTEARTPRLQAELGRLVAARVCSSCDGSRLRPEARAVTIQGQSLVALTRLPLVEAEAWSRALTLTGKEAQVGAGLLHEIQSRLHFLVEIGLGYLTLDRATSSLSGGEVQRVRLATQLGAPLRGVLYILDEPSIGLHPRDNLRLIRSLERLRNAGNTVLVVEHDEETIRHADWVIDLGPGAGSHGGEAVAAGPPDQIAAHPASLTGRYLTGQQTVVADRAPRPATRGHVTVHGATHHNLQDVTVRFPIGLLTVVTGVSGAGKSSLVLDVLHRALVQHQKHIPKAGAHRGITGQEAFDKVIEIDQSPIGRTPRSNPATYTGAFTPIRELYANLPESKARGYRAGRFSFNVRGGRCEACEGDGLKRIEMAFLPDVYVPCEICRGKRYNRETLQVKYQGRDIAETLGLTIEEAGEVFAAFPAITRVLRTLVEVGLGYLTLGQSATTLSGGEAQRLKLACELARRATGRTLYILDEPTTGLHFEDVRRLLDVLHSLVDQGNTVIVIEHHTDVMWAADWIIDLGPEGGQGGGRLVGEGIPSMIAQLPTPTGNALAAARQRVARRA